In Toxoplasma gondii ME49 chromosome VIII, whole genome shotgun sequence, a single genomic region encodes these proteins:
- a CDS encoding hypothetical protein (encoded by transcript TGME49_229450), whose product MVPVPQKSEKDPPAAGPESDDEGSGDRESHPEPGQKEWKAEKKELAALGDDRANEGKGDMQMNEKQRAALMDSLSRKEGNNSLAHVDPKAVTEVKDLFLLPPRVAEKALRMEGGDIAKAVRRLMFEEEEEEEGVLG is encoded by the exons ATGGTGCCGGTTCCGCAAAAATCCGAGAAAGACCCTCCTGCCGCGGGACCtgagagcgacgacgagggATCTGGCGACCGAGAAAGCCACCCCGAACCTGGACAGAAAGAatggaaagcagaaaagaaagagttGGCTGCTCTCGGCGACGACCGCGCAAACGAGGGTAAAGGCGACATGCAGATGAACGAAAAG CAACGCGCTGCGCTGATGGACTCTCTGAGTCGCAAAGAGGGGAACAACAGTCTCGCGCATGTGGACCCCAAGGCGGTGACGGAAGTGAAAgacctgtttcttcttccgccgcgTGTGGCGGAGAAGGCACTGCGGATGGAGGGCGGGGATATCGCGAAGGCTGTTCGTCGGCTTATgttcgaagaagaagaggaagaggaaggcgtcCTCGGATGA